ACAGGGTGAAAAGAATAGGAGAAGCAGGCTCCCCTTGTCTACCGGGTAAAAGTTCAAAGCTTCCTCTATGCCTGCCCCTGGTTGTAATAGTAAAAGAAACCAAATTCAAGCCTCCCTCCATACATGAAAAACCATGTTCAATCAGCAACCATGTCAGGGATGTTTCAATTCAAGGAAAGTTGGGCAAAAAGAAGTTGTTATTTACTCTTCTAGTCCTCTCAAAATGACCGATTCAAGCTACAAAGGCTAATGTCCCCCAGTATGTGCTAAAATATAATCAACCAATTCAGAGTAAATTGAGCTATATAGTGAATTTAGGAGCTTACCTGGAGTTTGATCACATGTGAATATGATCTCTTGTTTCTCAGCAACTTCTTGAGGAGAGTGACAGTTTACAATTGTGTGCTTCCCATGGGATCACAGGTAGTCAAACGAGTAGTTGGAACATTTTACTTCCTTACATTATTTATGTTGAACACTACAGATATTCAACAGTAAAAGAACGATAACCAGTTGATTCTTGATAAGATCAGGAAGAGAGAACTATTTAGTACAGAAGGAAATCCTGGAGATCTTGAGTTGTGAAATGGTTCATATCCCATACTTCTTGCTTCAGTCATAACATCTTACTTGGCAGTAAATGCCAATTTGTCATTGATACTATACTTTCCTTCCTCGCTCTGAGCACAGTAACTAACTAAGCAAGAAAAAAATACAACTATCCACCTAAAGAACACCAAACCTCATTCAAAAAAACAATAATAATAATAACACCAAACCTAAACAGAATATACATTAATGCCAAAGCCCAACATGTAAATAAGTATGCCAGTCACAATATTGCATCTATACCAAATTGTAAATATTTGTTCTGAAAAAAGGAACCAAAAGATAACATGTCAAGCGCAAATACAACCAGTTACCTCTAGTCCAAATGACAGTACAGATCAGAATATCAATTGCTACTGATGGTTTAGAGCCTATTGTATAGTTTATTTTAGCTCACCGCAGTGAAATTACGTGAAGTCAAGTGGAATGTTAATTCTCAGGTCTGAAAATGAACTTTCAAGGCCATGACTGATAAAAGAATTTCTTAGTTTTCTAACAAAATTGGGTTTATCATCAAGTCTGCAAATTCACTTTGACCTATGGAAGAAAATTTTATTTCGGCGATTAAGGATTGTAACAATAAAACTTTGCCGAGGGAAAACATACCGTAGAATGGGACCTTAAGATAGGTGCTATAATCATTTTGTAGGTTTAACCATGACAACATTTTATAGCCAAACAAAACATCTAAATAACTCTTGAGAGTATGTAAAGGAATTAGAGCATCACCTCATCAATAAGGTAGTTTGTATCACACAAGCTCTCCTCACACTTTGCCTCATTGCTGCAACCGTGGTAGGCCCATAGATTGGAACATAACATCTGAACAGAAATCAGACAACCATTTGTTCTTCGCTGCATATGACTCTATTCCAGTCCACAAGGTCCATCTGGTGTGTGCCATATGAAGTTTGAAATGCATAATAATGTTGGAAAAGAAAAGAACTGAAACAGTAGATGATCTGAATTATAAGATTATAACATAATCTAGAAAATTTCTGCTGAGCAAGTCAAAAGGTTATCAATCACTATATAACAAAATGATAAGAAACAACTTAACCGGCTGCAACTTTACATTCCTCCAAAATTTTCAGTTAACATAATTAAGAGTACATAATAATCTAATTCTATTACACAGGGCAAAAGGAATACAAGACATTGTGTGGATGCCTTTGTATTACAAGACACACTTTTTTGAAACTCAAGGATGAAAAAAGGATATGGGCAGGTTGCAGAGTTTTGCAGATAGTATGTTGAATGCCCCATCAAGTGGGATACACACATTTTGGGCCAAAAGAAAGTAAAGAGCACTGAGTGAATATCTTTGGGCCAGATCAGATATGAAATTTTTTACCAGCGCTCTCTTGGCCGACCATCTGGCAATACTGGAACTAGCACCCTCTCATCATTCTCTGTTGAATAGCCTTCTTGATTAATTGGTTTGCTCTCTTCATTGTTTAATGTTTTCCCATCTTCATTGAAATCTGGGGGTGTATCTTCATCTTCATCACTCCAATCATCATCGTCATCATCATCATCATCAAACTCATCATCTTCATCACTCATAAAGTTATCAGTCTCAGACCATTCCTCTCCCTCATCAACAGTTCCATCTTGTGCCTCATTGGTTTCTTCAGTACCATCTGCCTCTCTATTGGGAGCACCCCTTCTAGGATACCGTGGAACTGCAATAATAGATCGTAGCTTCTCCTTTATAATCAGCAGACGATCCTTGTCTATCAATTGAGAATCACGATATGCTTCCCTAAGGAAAACTGAATCCCTTTCTCCTTTCAACGACACATAAAACATATCAGGGTGCCTTATCAGCATTCCCCTGACCTGCTGAGAGAACCTAAACTCCTCGCGGAAATGAGTAAGGTGATCTACAAGAGTTTTCTTCTCCACAGTAAGGCTCAAGATCTCATGGACAACTGCACAAGCATGTTTCTCTTTCTCAATTGTACCTGACCTCAGCCCCGAGAAATCAGAGTAAGGGGAAATGTAAGGAATGTCTCTAAACAGACATATTCTCCTCATCTCACCCTTGGAAAGATTAAGACCCCTTGGTAACTTTAGTCTATTGAACTTGAGAGGCCTATCTATAATTAAATCCTTCTCTTCCAGTTCTCTAGCACGATTTTCCTCTTCAGATAACTCAGCAGCTGATACAGCAAGCTCAGGATCCCAATGAGTTAATTCTAATGCTGGACCTCTCTCAGTTGCAACAACTTTAAAGTATTGTGGGTATCGATGACAAATTGTATCACGAAATTCTAAAGGAAGTCCTAAATCAGTCTTCAAATGAGCAATCTTCTCCAACAAAATCCGCTTATCCAATGACATCATCAATAATTTCCTCAACTTCACAACCAGCAAGTCTTCCATCTCATTTCGAACCTGCAACTCTTCAAGGTAAAGCCTTTCTGCTTCCGGCGTCAATTTAAATTTCAACGAAAAGACACCTTCCTCAACAATCTCAAACACCGCCGGGAATTTCTTCAGTAATGCAATAAATCGCCTCTTTTTCTGCAAACCCAGTTCTCTTCTATACCTACCTAGTTCTCTAAGTGACATAATCCTATCAGGTTGGCTCACTAAAATTTTTCTAATCTTCAAAACTAACTTCAACTTCTTATCCCTTTGGATCACATTGTCGAAAGGGAGTTCTTTCCTTCTCTTCACGGCAGCACGTATTGGTCCAACTGGGACATGTTTCAAATCACCCAAAATAACATCTCTATCAGGTAAAACCAATCTATTTCCCCAAAAATTTGACTTTTCTGGCTCTATCATTGAGATTGAGAGATGGGTTTTCACAGACTGTCTGGGTCGTGAAAGAAAAGAGGACTTGTAAGACAGGAAAAAGGGTAAGGTAGCGGCGGGTAAAGCTGTGGTTGAAGAAAGCAACAGCCATGGTTCCATTGAGACCTGTATCAGGAACATGTATCAAAACCCATAAACCATATCATCATACTTTCCATAAAATTCAAATCAACAAAAGCAGCCACTAGTCCTCACAGTTTCAACAGTGAAACCAGTACCCAGTGCTGATTGAACATAGCTAAATAGCAATAGCTAGTTACTCTAAACAAACAGTGGCACAATAAAAATTGTATACGACTTAATCAAGCCAGCGAAATCCCACGAACCCAATAACCCAATTAAACCCTTGATAAATCTTGAAACTGAACTAATCAACCAAAAGAAGCAAAATTGAACACAGATATATTACTTTGAAGAAGCAACAAGGATTGCATAGAGAGAGAGAGAGAGAGAGAGAGAATGAGATAGTAGAGAAGATAGAAAGAGGCTTGAGTTGTCTGAAATTGAAACTGAAATATAAACGAGAGAGCAGGTACGAGAGAACTAACCTTGTTGGGTGAAGGCACAACCGAAGACGAAGACAAGAGCATAACAGAAATTGATTCTATATATATGAGCTTGGTAAGAATTAAGGACTACTTTGTATAAGAGAGATAGAGGGCGGAAGATAGAAGGAGAAGAAGAAAGGGATGAGAGAGTGTTGAGTAAAGGTCGAAGCTGGAGGAGGGAAAATGAGAACAGTCGAGTACATATGGGGTTGTGATAATGTGGAGAAAATGTCACCTCCCAACCAAACAAAGACAGACAAGTAATGAGTTGAAGGAAAAACAGATGTGTGTCTCACAGTCAAAGTCAATAATCAACATGAGGATATTGGGTGCAAGGATTAAAGATAATCCTCGATATTTTTTCAAAATTTTCGTTTTTTACAATCATTTATATTAATTTTTCTATTTTTTTGATTTTTATATTTAGTCTATTATTTGTTGAATATACAATTTAATATAAAATTTTAGTAAAATTTTCATCGATATTCGATAGTTTCTCGATATATCTATCGAGATTTCATTTTTTTCGAACCACTAATATTTCTGTGATCGTCGATATTTTAGTCCTTAATTAGGAGATTATGATTAGGGTTGGGCACGGTCCCAGGTTGGCACCACTTTCACAGGGACCAAGACCGTCAATCTTTGTCCGGACCGGGCTTGCACATTCTGAACTCAGGGATCGGCCTAAACCCGGACAAGCAGCATACGGGCTGGTTTCGCCAGGCTTTCCGTTATCGCAAGGCAACTGCAACTCCAGCTAGAATAATATCTGCAAATTTCCAAAATACAAAACCCAACAAACTTCTAAAATCCAAACACCCAATAAATTTCCAAACTAACCAAGGACAGGGCTACAAGGATTCGATGAAATTCATCTTCGTTTCAGGTGTGTCATTTGCTTGGAGGAGGTATTGGATCTGGTATGGGGACTGTTGATTTCGAAAGTCAAGGATGATACTCACTTTCTTTGTGTTACGTAGATGGCGAAGGTAAGACCAGAGAGGAGATCAAGGCATAGGGCGGCGATGGCATCTGGACGGCAGAGGCGACGATGGACTCCAATTGAACAACAAAGACTCCGAATTGAGAGTGGCAGGAGATTATCGTTGGGGTTCTTCTTCGCCTTTAGAGTGGGATAACTATGATCAACTCATCAAAGTGGGAAGAAGAAGATTGGAGAGAGGTCAAGATGAATTGATCGGGCAAAATGTATTGATCGGGCAACACGAGAAGAATTGAGAGGTGAGAGATGGAGAAAACCAAACTCAGAGAGTTTGAAGATGAGAGAATGAACAAAAAAAGGTAGGGTATAATTAGCAATTTAACTTATAGAAAATTTCATACAAGTCCCCTTTTGAACATTTCCTTCCTCACAAATCCACCCCATCTTCTTTACCCGGATATGTCCATTTTGTTTGCTCTAATTATTTTATCCTGACCATTTCACCCTTCACTACAAAAAAAAAGTAGATTGGCCACGGCGCAAAACCGTCGCCAATAGCATTTTTGCCGTGGCAAAACAGTATTCGCGACGGCAAAGCGTCCGTCGCAAATAGTGGCGTCGCCAATGCTATTTGCGACGGCAATTACGCAGTCGCAAAAAGATACGACGGTGTAATTGCCGTCGCCAATACCATTAGCGACGGTATCAACGCCGTGGCAAATGAGTTATTTATAAAGAAAAAAAAATTGGCATACAAATATACACTGCAAATTTTTATTATTATTTGCATAAAAAACATACAAGGAATAAGCCTAATGTTAGGAATGGTACGTTTTAGGAATCTTAAAACTAACAAGTTCACAAGAAAATGAAGCAAGTTTACAATATTATAGTTTCATGGTAGTTATATGTCTCTCAAAAACAAAAAAAATCTCTCTCCTCCAAGTTAGCAAGTGCCCAGCCAAGTGATAACATTCTTGCTGCAGCAACATATCCACATATCCTCTGTGCAATTTGCTTGTCTCAGCATCTTTCAAATTAATCTTTGGCACCATCTGATAATTAATGAAAGCCATGGTTGAATTTCAAAGTCAACTGCGCCTTCCTATATATATGACATCAAATATACTCTCTCAGTCTATGCACAAGTATATATAAAGTTAGAGGTGATGCATAAGATAACTAACATGAGAGCACAGTCAGAAAGAATACAATGAATGAATTGAATTTACTAGCCCAAAATGGAGGTACACTCCAGTAAGTATCTATCTCTAATCCTTCTTTACCCAAAGTGCTTTATGCATCCCTCATATACCTTAGATGATAACATCACCTTTATAAATCGAAACAAACATATAAATGATCGGTAACAAAGAAACAAGCATTTCACACAAGGAAATAGAAACAACATATAAAGCAAACATAGAGGCTCTCCAATTTTTCCCCTACCTTTGCTGACTTTCACATGAAGTATGAAGCTCCTAATAAAAAGATATAACCATTAGTTTAAGCAATAATATGCAATCTCTATTTCATTTAGAACTCAATTTAAGACTATGCTCAAATGCTAAACAGAAGATACAATAGTAAGCCAAAATATTTTCACACAATAACACAACAACACAATTTAGCTTTCTGAACCAGTCACCTTAACTTCAAAAACTGTACAAATCCGTAAGGAATTTGACTTCGATTTCTTCTAATGACTTGTAGCATTAGAAAATTTCCTGCTATGTGCCTAAACTTAGAATTTAAAAGCAAATAAGAAACTCTATATATTAAACTTTTAGCAACTGAACATAACCACTCCAATGTTTCAAAAAAGAAACACACAAAACTTGCAACTTAAGTAGCTAAATTAGATTACCACAACGACAACTAACAGAAGATAACAAGTAAATATAGTTATACACTTCTAATGTTCAGCCAACTTTAAGCATACCAAAACCTTGATCTTTAACTTCAATTTGAGAAAAAAATTACACGTGTAAGAACTTTATAGTCTAATCTATATGTCTATATAATATATACCAAAAAGAGTAAGAATCATAGGCAACACTGAGACTAAAAGCAAAGGTACAAAAATCAGAAAAGTGCCTAACTGAAATTCTGACCAGAAAAGTCTTTGGTTAAAAACGATACGGTTCAACTGGGAATTAAAGCTTGGTGTCTTCATGACATTTGAAATAGACATCCTAAATATCAATCTGGAACTGGAATCGGACAAAAAAGATTTTCCTACAATTACTCATGATTTTTCGAAGTTGAAGACCTGCATCAGGAAAATCACTGATTTTGACTCGAATCAAATTCCCCCTTTTAAAGATGATTCCCAGTAGGTAACAACTAACAACAAAGAAAAACCCAATCCTAATGCTGTACTACAAGTTATGAGATTTGTAGCTCTCAAAACGTCGTCTCTCATCCAAAACCACTCTCTCTCTCTCNNNNNNNNNNNNNNNNNNNNTACTCTCTCTCTCTCTCTCTCTCTCTCTCTCTCTCTCTCTCCCCCCTCCGATGATGACGCCGGCTCAACCTTGACTGTGCTCACCTTCGACAACGATGTCAGATCGACCTCAACTGCGTCTCCAATTTCATTGACGACGACCTCGCTATATATCTGATTCGTCAACGACAACCTTGACTAGATCCATCAACGACGACCTCGACTAATCTCCAATTCGGTCGACACCGACCTCAACCGAACCTCCTATTTCGTTGACGACCTCAACTAGATCTTCTATTCCAACGACAGCCTCTTGCTTGACCTCGGCTACATCTCTGATAGATATGTTTACACCGGGAATTAATATTTTACTTGATAGTAATTGTACATGTCTAAATGAATATTAGTTAAATTCATGGTCCACGTCATATCGACGAGCCCGAAATATTGGGTTTACAAGTGATGACCCACCCGCAAAATCGTGCGAGCTGAACGGTAGAGTTCGCATGCAAGATGGAGTTTGCATGCAAAAGAGACTTGCAAAGTTATCATGCGAGCTGGATAGCAGAGTTCGCATGTGAAAAGGACTTCACATGTAATCAAGGAGTGGACTTCACACAGAAGATAGAGTCCTAAACATGGAAGCAATATATGCAAGCGAAGTGTCGAGTTCGCGTTCTAAAAGCAACGTTTGCATGAAGGGATGTTGGACGTAGTGGTTATCAAGTAGCTAGCTTATCCATATTACTCATTTGATAATTACTCATTGTTGGACGTGGAACAGAAGGTTAAGAAGACTAGCAACATCTTTAATTGCATTCAACCAGGAGTCTATATGTAGCAATGATAGATCATGCCAGGTTTCATGCATATCCACGGATTTGTTGGCATCGTCTAGCAGAATCATATCAAAGGTGATGATCCTTGTCGCCTACAATATTTCACCCGTTGAAGAATTCTACAACTCTTTGACTTGCTTTGCGCCAATCTATGTGGCCCTAAAATAAGTCTACATACGTGATTAGAACTGCGTCACCCAATTACGTGATTACCAAGTAAAACGAAATCTTGTGCAACTTAACCGACTATGTAGCAAGGACCGAATCATTATCAACAACTAGTGAATTCACCTCTATATAAGAGAGTTTGAGAATCTGGTCTAAGGACACTCTACAATCTATAAACACAATACAACCTTCAACATAGTTGAAACCGATGCTAAAACATCTCGCCTTAGCACCCTTTTTACTTTTCAAGCTCTTCGGAGCTTTGCACCCTTTACTTTTCAAGTTCCTCGGACCGTTGCGTTCTCGTTTACTTTCCTTTGGTTGCTCTGCTCGCTACAAACCACGAGTATCAATATTGGTGGCGGAGATGCTACTGTAATTAAATCCTCGTCCGTGAGGTGGCACAGGAGCCTTACTTTCGTTTGATTAGAAGTACATGTCAGCGCAATAAAACAACAACACTACTTTCTGCACCCACGCGGTGGCACGCCCGCATTCAACCCTAGAAGCATTTGGTACAATTACCTCTCTCTCCGCTGAGAAGCGTGGCCAAACAAGATGTAAATTTCTAATCCCGTCGGGCTTTGGTTTGCACCAAATTGTGTTTGACTAGAGAGAATTTTGCATCGGATTTGTTCAAATGTACATGTGGTTTAAGAGTTGTGGTTACAAGGAAGGGAAAGTTATGTGATCTGTATATGAGTAGTGATCTCAAATGAGGTGATGGTTTTAAGTTAATAAGGATCGATGAAAGGTGGAGCTATGTGCTTAATTTGTTTGTTCAAAGTTTAAAACAAGCAACTCCGTGTTTTGCCTCCCTTAATAGATGATCTAGGCAGTTGTACTGTTTGTGTTTAAAGATGAATAACAAGCTAGTGTGTTCATGATAAAAAAAAACTTAGTGCTTTGCTGATAGTCATAGAAATTCTTTTATGTTTGTGTTAGTGATAGTAATTGTTTTATATCTTTAGTTGGTATCTTTTGAATATTGTAATAGTATATGTTCGTGTCTGTGTTAGTATCTTTACAACACAGTTATAGTACTTTTAAATTGTTGGGAAGAATTTAAAGAAAAGAAGTGCACAACCTGACATGAGAGAAGTGCACCACCTGACATGAGAGATATATAACACAATACTAGGGTTTGGTGAAGAGAATAAGTTGGGAAAAGTGTAAATTTAAATTGTTGGAGTTAGAGGGATGGTGGTGGAAAAATGTTAAGATGAATATTGATGATGAAAAAGCTTAGGGTGGTTTTAAGTTGGACTATGACCAAAAAAAAAGAGATTACCGATTGCTAGGATGTATCCATGTTTCTCTACTTAGATTATTGGAGTTGAGTTTAAATGTTCTCTTTATTGGTTAGGATTCCGGTTGAGAAAGCTTTCGAGGACAATCCCGAGTCAGGACACGTATGCTTAGTCACCTTGATTGTGAGTTGGACTTTTGTTTTAAAGAAATACATGCAATTACTTTCTTTGATATTGAATTTTTTTATTTTTCGGTTTAATATCATTAAGATTTCTCGTAAGTGAAGTATATAGTCACTATGTGATTTCTTGTTTATGATTTGAAGTAAATATGTTTGAGTTTAAAGAAAGAAACTTTCCGATGGCTTATTTGATTTTTATGAGTAAAGTATTGGTATGTTGAAAAGAAAGGCATTTTCTAAATGCTTATTGGTTTCATGCTTCAAGTTTTGATGTGTTTACGAAAGGAAAGAATCTCTTTAAATCTCTTTATGAAAGACACAAAATGAATTTGAATATGTAATTATATATTTTTAAAGAATGACGCTAAGTCATTTTATTGATCAAATAATGTAGGAGAACAACATATACATAACTCACCCTTGTGGCTACGCAAAAATCGAATTATGCTAAAATAACCTATGAAACTCAAGCAAAACCTAAGCAACTCAGTCGTTCTAATGCTGCCCTGAAATTGGCATCTTGATCAATAATCAGTAACTGTCGGATTCATCCAACTTATTCATCCCCAGGATCAAGGCTACTCAGCAAAGCGCTAAAACTCCGCGAAACTGGATCAGCCCAAATACCAACTGACCGAAGGCCCTTGTCGCCGGTGAAATCGCCATGGGTCACGAACTTCGAGCACCCATACCTCCGGCCCATACACTACTCGATCAGATGCATCAAGCCTTGTGAGATGAGGAACCCCATCACAAAAACCAGACTTCTCTGAGATTGAGAAACCGATTCCATGTCTTCCAAATCGAACTCCAAAGAACCCAATCCAGAAAGCAGTAAAAACAATGAACCAAAGCCCCCTGCGTGCCAGAGCACGGCCTTGACCGACTGTCAAGATTAAATCGAAATTGATTGGACTACTGAAAAACAAGGCCAAGCCTAAAGCTAAACCCTAGGCGGCGGCTTGAAGGAGAAAAGAGAAGTGAGAGCATTCTCATCGCTTGAGCAGCTTGCCAACTAATCTACTTTTTATTAAAGTATAACAAAATATTTTCTTTATGCAAGCTATATATAATGAAGAATAACAATACCATTGAAAACATAATCTGTTAAAACACTTAAACGTACTGCATAGATATTCCTCACGAATGAACATCACTTTAGCTTGACTGAGCTTGTGCATGCAGAATCGACAGTTTGAGATCCAACAGTGATAGAGATGTTACAATCGGTATGACTAAGGGCCTTTTTATGGAAGATCTTCAACATGCTTCCCTTCCCATGCACCACAGTGTGTGAAGTAAAATTCACTACCCCAACTGTAGTCAAGTCTCTTTGAAAGTTCGCATCAAATGCCAGTTTGTCTGCTAATATATCCATGGAAGTCGTGATGTTGTAATTCTTGTGAGATGGAATCGTACCTTCTTCGAGTGGAGCTTCAGCTATAACTTTGCCACGATAACTGATATGAGCTGTGCTATTGTCATACTTGAAGCTTCCATAGTTGCGATTTTTCACTGTGATCAAAATTCCGATTGATACATTAAATTTTATCACCGGAAAAACTATTACATGAAAGCTTTCTAGGTTGATCGGACTTGCCACAATGTCAGGATCTTTGAGCTTGAAGACTGTGAGGAATAGAACGACTAGAACCACTAAGATGGTGATTAAGAGAATGCCTGTAACAGTAGCACATATTTTCCAGCCTCGATGAGAAGCCATGACAAAGAATAAAGGATTGTGTAATTTAATTTTGGAGTTATGAATGATCGGTGTTGCAAATATTTTTGTTTCACATTATAGCAACTTTATTATATACACAGTCATTATGATATAAACAAGAAAGGAAGATGTATAGTTTATTAGTAATATTTGAGGTGCATATTTTATTT
The window above is part of the Fragaria vesca subsp. vesca linkage group LG2, FraVesHawaii_1.0, whole genome shotgun sequence genome. Proteins encoded here:
- the LOC101299162 gene encoding uncharacterized protein LOC101299162, whose product is MASHRGWKICATVTGILLITILVVLVVLFLTVFKLKDPDIVASPINLESFHVIVFPVIKFNVSIGILITVKNRNYGSFKYDNSTAHISYRGKVIAEAPLEEGTIPSHKNYNITTSMDILADKLAFDANFQRDLTTVGVVNFTSHTVVHGKGSMLKIFHKKALSHTDFGQGRALARRGLWFIVFTAFWIGFFGVRFGRHGIGFSISEKSGFCDGVPHLTRLDASDRVVYGPEVSMEPWLLLSSTTALPAATLPFFLSYKSSFLSRPRQSVKTHLSISMIEPEKSNFWGNRLVLPDRDVILGDLKHVPVGPIRAAVKRRKELPFDNVIQRDKKLKLVLKIRKILVSQPDRIMSLRELGRYRRELGLQKKRRFIALLKKFPAVFEIVEEGVFSLKFKLTPEAERLYLEELQVRNEMEDLLVVKLRKLLMMSLDKRILLEKIAHLKTDLGLPLEFRDTICHRYPQYFKVVATERGPALELTHWDPELAVSAAELSEEENRARELEEKDLIIDRPLKFNRLKLPRGLNLSKGEMRRICLFRDIPYISPYSDFSGLRSGTIEKEKHACAVVHEILSLTVEKKTLVDHLTHFREEFRFSQQVRGMLIRHPDMFYVSLKGERDSVFLREAYRDSQLIDKDRLLIIKEKLRSIIAVPRYPRRGAPNREADGTEETNEAQDGTVDEGEEWSETDNFMSDEDDEFDDDDDDDDDWSDEDEDTPPDFNEDGKTLNNEESKPINQEGYSTENDERVLVPVLPDGRPRERW